The Candidatus Kapaibacterium sp. genome includes a region encoding these proteins:
- a CDS encoding S8 family serine peptidase — protein MSMNIRFLIAFAIVALSIHLNPSVELQSAESNSYIIKYNGNLKQRFATVNFDLEVKKVFRSEMINTEKISDQLMSAEAQNLLRLLGNYYEVKVTRDEFEKLNELFQNDGSLISITPNHIYSINKIAQTNDSLFSQQWNLKQVNALKAWEKADGKGVIVGVIDTGIDFEHPDLIGGLWINSKEDINGNGRFDAWSVNEIRNGVSGDLDGIDNDGNGFIDDVIGYDFVDQDVVNFGDYRDPDPIPEDEGDHGTSVSGIIAASTNNEIGIASVAPGARILTSKAFDISGNAEADDIAKAIIYAVLNGAKVLNFSFGERYESPIMYDAIKFAYNAGCVMITSAGNTGWFGEHYPSIYPEVINVGGTNSMGGRYGRSNYGSFIDLVAPGEQVMTTVAGGGYANVSGTSIAAPHVSAVVAMLFEIDPTLKPSEIHGILAATSYDIGDEGWDVFFGAGILDAYEAVNFVGSSVFMIDSPTNETEFYADRTPIIDIYGSVATPLFDSYVIKIGRGILPEVWTDVYTDNRQKINDKLGSIDISNLMTGKYNVSLYVNLKNKKTIERRITINITNENDSAKFEYLNVVSAFANDKRVILIGAKTSKKGTMTVKFRANESDEYTYLKQFKHKSIYHSIEIFSGLTPGQNYQAIAEVITNSGDTLTREFEFSVENDVWTTENFDPKPYSIHRSYINNNHYDLYGDGNPVFVVNDLSSLNIGTTKIYQYQSGQLVLRDTSVAAWIPVGMGDSNGDGIPEIFATAQFNSVSEQGNFLGDNPFAKQVFKNPVGTSFWGEQMYDLDGDGKKDLIGYRYEVENRHYLVYENVNGEYKIKTTAELPENLRNVPITRNSAIADLDGDGKLELCFVNTNSNVLIYQYENGTFNIEWVDSTKKSNSNQFLTTADIDGDGIPEIIHMFAESEILFQNNEAPSNIWTARVLKSTAHNSYEEIWKEHFYGVKQGFVRTLFSYRNGIASGDLDGEPGDEIIFSPFPNLYVYRYNKQSKEFEKFWWYPSTLSNSALIADIDGNGMNEIGFTTFSSMRFFEYRKGFDGPKMPTNFKGVALDAVSGKLTWDMMDDAEMYLVYQLVQDGNNVNAILIKETTFNELIIQGLTPGGTYEFVLRSFNSTKPDKLSDYTDVATITAIAPAKFISAESTDKNVVEVVFSGFLPHNHIEAGIFLLFDDEGNYLSASSSTITSYDSVALVTFPINFEPNKNYKLVINPFLDRFDNLVTSDSTFFTYSTEPLEDEMFLVKLIFLSQTLLQLEFSEAVELESSSNRANYVMKPFGEVLFAERSNTDSTLVLLNISQSLRDRGARGFDYTISAYNINSTDGTPITKGPGNTLGFVISSDDLIDPYVFPHPIVLSEEPKIFFANLTQFATVKIMSLDGVEIISLLENNGNGGVEWDGRDRHGALIPPGIYTYEVSGTNSEGIEVFANKNKFVVLP, from the coding sequence ATGAGCATGAACATAAGATTTTTAATTGCATTTGCAATTGTGGCATTATCAATTCATTTAAATCCCTCAGTTGAACTTCAATCTGCAGAAAGTAACTCCTACATCATCAAATACAATGGCAATCTTAAGCAAAGGTTCGCTACAGTTAATTTCGATTTAGAAGTGAAGAAAGTTTTTCGGAGCGAAATGATTAATACCGAAAAAATTTCAGACCAATTAATGAGTGCGGAAGCTCAAAACTTGCTTAGATTGCTTGGCAATTATTACGAAGTAAAAGTTACAAGAGACGAATTTGAAAAATTGAATGAATTATTCCAAAATGATGGTAGCCTCATTAGCATTACGCCCAATCATATTTATTCCATTAATAAAATCGCCCAAACAAATGATTCACTATTTTCTCAACAGTGGAATTTGAAGCAAGTCAATGCTCTAAAAGCATGGGAAAAGGCTGACGGCAAAGGCGTAATTGTCGGCGTAATTGATACAGGTATTGACTTTGAACACCCCGATTTGATTGGCGGATTGTGGATAAATTCGAAAGAGGATATAAATGGTAACGGACGATTTGATGCTTGGAGTGTGAATGAAATCCGAAACGGTGTTTCGGGCGATTTGGACGGGATTGACAATGATGGAAACGGCTTTATTGATGATGTGATAGGCTACGATTTTGTGGACCAAGATGTGGTAAATTTCGGTGACTATCGAGACCCCGACCCAATTCCCGAAGATGAAGGCGACCATGGTACAAGTGTATCGGGTATAATTGCAGCATCTACTAATAATGAAATTGGCATAGCAAGTGTAGCACCCGGTGCAAGGATTTTGACGTCTAAAGCGTTTGATATATCGGGCAATGCCGAAGCCGATGACATTGCGAAAGCTATCATTTATGCTGTGCTGAACGGTGCAAAAGTCCTGAATTTCAGCTTTGGTGAGCGCTACGAATCGCCCATAATGTACGATGCAATCAAATTTGCTTACAATGCCGGATGTGTCATGATAACGTCTGCCGGAAATACAGGCTGGTTTGGTGAGCATTATCCATCAATATATCCTGAGGTTATCAACGTGGGAGGAACGAATTCCATGGGTGGCAGATATGGCAGAAGCAACTACGGTTCTTTCATAGATTTAGTTGCCCCGGGCGAACAAGTCATGACAACTGTCGCAGGTGGCGGCTATGCCAATGTTTCGGGTACTTCAATTGCCGCTCCGCACGTCTCGGCTGTTGTGGCGATGCTTTTTGAAATTGACCCGACTTTGAAACCGAGCGAAATTCATGGGATTTTAGCGGCAACATCTTACGACATCGGTGATGAAGGTTGGGATGTATTTTTCGGTGCAGGAATTTTAGATGCTTACGAAGCAGTTAATTTTGTCGGTTCATCGGTATTTATGATTGATTCCCCAACAAATGAAACTGAATTTTACGCAGATAGAACACCAATTATTGATATTTACGGTTCTGTTGCTACTCCCCTTTTCGATAGCTATGTAATCAAAATTGGCAGAGGAATTTTGCCGGAAGTTTGGACAGATGTTTATACGGACAATCGTCAAAAAATCAACGACAAACTCGGCTCAATTGATATTAGCAATTTAATGACCGGAAAATATAATGTGTCATTATATGTAAATCTCAAAAATAAGAAGACAATCGAACGCAGGATAACTATAAATATTACAAATGAAAATGATAGCGCCAAATTTGAGTATCTCAACGTCGTGTCGGCATTTGCAAATGATAAAAGAGTGATATTAATCGGTGCCAAAACATCCAAAAAAGGCACGATGACAGTGAAATTCAGAGCTAATGAAAGTGATGAATATACATATCTGAAGCAATTCAAACATAAGAGCATTTATCATTCCATCGAAATATTTTCAGGGCTAACTCCCGGGCAAAATTATCAAGCAATAGCTGAAGTGATTACAAATTCCGGAGATACTTTGACTCGAGAATTCGAATTTTCGGTTGAAAATGATGTTTGGACGACTGAAAATTTCGACCCAAAACCCTATTCGATTCATCGCTCATACATAAATAACAATCATTATGATTTATATGGCGACGGCAATCCGGTATTTGTTGTAAATGATTTGTCAAGTTTAAATATCGGGACGACTAAAATTTATCAGTACCAATCCGGTCAACTCGTGCTCAGAGATACATCAGTAGCGGCGTGGATACCTGTCGGTATGGGTGATTCGAACGGCGATGGTATTCCTGAAATTTTTGCAACTGCCCAATTTAATTCCGTTTCGGAGCAAGGAAATTTCTTAGGCGATAATCCTTTTGCTAAACAAGTTTTCAAGAATCCGGTCGGAACTTCGTTTTGGGGCGAACAAATGTATGACCTTGACGGCGATGGTAAAAAAGATTTAATCGGGTATCGTTACGAAGTCGAGAACCGCCACTATCTTGTGTATGAGAATGTAAACGGCGAATACAAAATTAAAACAACTGCAGAATTGCCGGAAAATCTGAGGAATGTACCAATCACAAGAAATTCTGCAATTGCTGATTTGGACGGTGACGGGAAATTAGAATTATGCTTTGTGAACACAAATAGCAATGTGCTTATATATCAATACGAAAACGGAACTTTCAACATTGAATGGGTTGATTCTACAAAAAAATCAAATTCAAATCAGTTCCTGACGACAGCCGATATTGACGGCGACGGGATTCCGGAAATCATCCATATGTTTGCCGAATCGGAAATATTGTTCCAAAATAATGAGGCTCCGTCGAATATTTGGACAGCACGAGTTTTGAAATCAACTGCACATAACAGCTACGAGGAAATTTGGAAGGAACATTTTTATGGCGTGAAACAAGGCTTCGTAAGGACACTTTTCAGCTACAGAAATGGTATTGCAAGCGGAGATTTGGATGGCGAACCGGGCGATGAGATAATTTTCTCACCTTTCCCGAACCTTTATGTTTACAGGTATAACAAGCAAAGCAAGGAATTTGAAAAATTCTGGTGGTACCCGTCAACGTTGTCCAATTCAGCATTAATCGCAGATATAGATGGAAATGGCATGAATGAAATCGGATTCACGACATTCAGTTCGATGCGCTTTTTCGAGTACCGCAAGGGATTCGACGGTCCCAAAATGCCAACCAATTTCAAAGGTGTAGCACTTGACGCCGTAAGCGGCAAATTAACTTGGGATATGATGGATGATGCCGAAATGTATTTGGTGTATCAGTTAGTTCAAGATGGCAATAATGTGAATGCAATTTTGATAAAAGAAACTACCTTTAATGAACTGATAATTCAAGGGCTGACACCAGGCGGTACTTACGAATTTGTCTTGCGAAGCTTCAATTCCACTAAGCCCGACAAATTGAGTGATTACACAGATGTTGCAACTATCACTGCTATTGCTCCAGCAAAATTTATAAGTGCGGAAAGCACCGATAAGAATGTCGTAGAGGTAGTATTCAGCGGATTTTTACCTCATAATCATATCGAAGCCGGCATCTTTCTCTTATTTGACGATGAAGGTAATTACTTATCAGCAAGCTCGAGCACAATTACAAGCTATGATTCAGTCGCTCTCGTTACATTTCCTATTAATTTTGAACCGAATAAAAACTATAAACTCGTGATTAATCCTTTTTTGGATAGATTTGATAATTTAGTGACATCAGATTCTACATTTTTCACTTATAGCACTGAGCCTCTCGAAGACGAAATGTTTTTGGTTAAACTCATCTTTTTATCGCAAACTTTATTGCAATTAGAATTTTCGGAAGCTGTTGAATTGGAAAGCTCATCAAATAGGGCAAATTATGTGATGAAGCCCTTCGGCGAAGTTCTATTTGCAGAACGCAGCAATACAGATTCCACATTAGTATTGCTCAATATAAGCCAAAGTCTGAGAGACAGAGGAGCGAGGGGATTTGACTACACAATATCAGCGTATAATATCAACTCCACTGACGGCACTCCAATTACAAAGGGTCCGGGCAATACACTCGGTTTCGTGATTTCATCGGACGACCTTATAGACCCTTATGTTTTCCCGCACCCGATTGTACTTTCCGAAGAGCCA